A section of the Oncorhynchus nerka isolate Pitt River linkage group LG3, Oner_Uvic_2.0, whole genome shotgun sequence genome encodes:
- the LOC115106704 gene encoding RRP15-like protein: protein MASVEKAHVENSAVVLEEDSEPQEDHSAESDDSNRGSDGGGSEDGGSDGEGSEDGGSDDGEEDGESDGEQAKYGGSEGEKEEGEGNREADDVDTNPNAGWAEAMAKILQKKTPASKPSILLKNKELDKMKEKEKKESLERKKQTDKKRAWEMMCREKPDVVKDRENERNLQRVATRGVVQLFNAVRKHQKTVDEKVKEAGGSERKKAKLLSSVSKKDFINVLRGTEGGSEVVTKTERQVTGREAEEKPAWSVLRDDFMMGASMKDWDKESDEEGGEQEAPEGVEDDNSESD from the exons ATGGCATCTGTGGAAAAGGCACATGTGGAGAACTCAGCTGTGGTATTAG AAGAGGATTCTGAGCCCCAGGAGGACCACAGTGCTGAGAGTGATGATTCTAACAGAGGGAGCGATGGCGGGGGGTCAGAGGATGGAGGGAGCGATGGAGAGGGGtcagaggatggaggaagtgatgacggagaagaggatggagagagtgatggggagcaGGCTAAGTATGGAGGGAgcgaaggagagaaagaagagggtgAAGGCAACAGAGAAGCAGATGATGTAGACACCAACCCCAATGCTGGATGGGCGGAGGCCATGGCCAAGATTCTGCAGAAGAAAACGCCAGCGAGCAAACCCAGCATCCTGCTGAAGAACAAAGAGCTGGACAAgatgaaggagaaagagaagaaggagagTCTGGAGAGGAAGAAACAG ACTGATAAGAAGCGAGCTTGGGAGATGATGTGTCGAGAGAAACCAGACGTtgtaaaagacagagagaatgagaggaaccTGCAGAGAGTTGCTACCAG ggGGGTAGTACAGCTGTTCAACGCTGTGAGGAAGCACCAGAAAACGGTGGATGAGAAGGTGAAGGAGGCGGGCGGCTCGGAGAGGAAGAAGGCcaagctcctctcctctgtctccaagAAAGACTTCATCAACGTGCTGCGTGGCACAGAGGGAGGCAGCGAGGTTGTcaccaagacagagagacaggtg ACTGGCAGGGAGGCAGAAGAGAAGCCAGCCTGGAGCGTGCTGAGAGACGACTTTATGATGGGAGCCTCCATGaaggactgggacaaggagagcgACGAGGAGGGGGGCGAGCAGGAGGCACCAGAGGGTGTGGAGGACGACAACAGCGAGTCGGACTGA